In Gossypium hirsutum isolate 1008001.06 chromosome D06, Gossypium_hirsutum_v2.1, whole genome shotgun sequence, one genomic interval encodes:
- the LOC107935085 gene encoding dihydroflavonol 4-reductase: MGSESQVVCVTGASGFIGSWLVMRLLEHGYTVRATVRDPDNQKKVKHLLDLPKANTHLTLWKADLSEEGSFDAAINGCCGVFHVATPMDFESKDPENEVIKPTINGVLDIMKACIKAKTVKKLIFTSSAGTVNVEEHQGTVYDESNWSDLEFVYAKKMTGWMYFVSKTLAEQAAWKFAKENNLDLITIIPTLVIGPFLMPSMPPSLITGLSPLTGNEAHYGIIRQGQFVHLDDLCMSHIFLFENPKAEGRYICSSHEATIVELAKMLREKYPDYNIPTEFKDADENLGNVVFNSKKLLDLGFQFKYSLEDMFVGAVETCHEKGLIAPPTKIENAINGDTIACIETPTSVKC, from the exons ATGGGATCTGAATCTCAAGTTGTTTGTGTTACTGGTGCCTCTGGGTTCATTGGTTCATGGCTGGTCATGAGGCTACTCGAACACGGTTACACTGTCCGCGCCACCGTCCGTGATCCCG ATAATCAAAAGAAGGTAAAGCACTTGCTTGATCTACCAAAAGCCAACACCCATTTGACATTGTGGAAAGCTGATTTATCTGAAGAAGGAAGCTTTGATGCAGCCATTAATGGCTGTTGTGGTGTCTTCCATGTTGCCACTCCAATGGATTTTGAGTCCAAGGACCCTGAG AATGAAGTGATAAAGCCAACAATAAATGGAGTATTGGATATAATGAAAGCATGCATCAAAGCAAAGAcagtaaaaaaattgattttcacaTCATCAGCTGGAACTGTCAATGTTGAAGAACACCAAGGAACTGTTTATGATGAAAGTAATTGGAGTGATTTGGAATTTGTCTATGCCAAGAAAATGACTGGATGG ATGTATTTTGTCTCCAAGACATTGGCTGAGCAAGCTGCCTGGAAGTTTGCAAAGGAGAATAACTTGGATCTCATCACTATAATTCCAACTCTTGTCATTGGTCCATTTCTTATGCCTTCAATGCCACCTAGTCTAATTACTGGCCTTTCACCCCTTACTG GGAATGAAGCTCATTATGGTATCATTAGGCAAGGGCAGTTTGTGCACTTGGATGATCTCTGCATGTCTCACATATTCTTGTTTGAAAACCCTAAAGCTGAAGGCAGATACATTTGCTCCTCCCATGAGGCCACCATTGTTGAGCTTGCCAAAATGCTAAGAGAAAAATACCCAGACTACAATATTCCTACTGA GTTCAAAGATGCAGATGAAAACTTGGGAAATGTGGTCTTCAATTCCAAGAAGCTGTTGGATTTAGGGTTTCAATTTAAGTACAGCTTGGAAGACATGTTTGTCGGAGCTGTGGAGACATGTCATGAAAAAGGGTTAATTGCACCTCCAACGAAGATTGAGAATGCAATAAATGGTGATACCATTGCTTGTATTGAGACACCAACCAGTGTTAAATGTTAG
- the LOC107935080 gene encoding auxilin-like protein 1, translated as MEYQRASAATSFSKKLSNGHSFNGKSLYDGVFGGQTKVGSAVEDYAEIFGGGSGSSIPFLDVPELNQRKFSVEVSSSKLDYSNIFGGFGDVDFAVSHEEFVAKPTRDKKRPAKTKSHSEGSFSYPSSNRVVSNDEASHGSSNGVKQFKMSYNKSSLGSKNGTNGTIHVAVPGFTCVVDENIAPPREDPVSSAVNEPYGTEKLGGGKGDDGVHCEKPASDVQACGVGKETLKGVDQFHSEPKSNGSDCNDVLFGTYDFGRGTPPSKVKRASSMSYNNGVNNRDSLKFGVPRSQSLDCDMGVSSPPYFDDELDVNSVAATSAAAVKKAIEEAQARLKVAKEIMERRKGYMGRVKPRSNGSSTSEERKKSKDTVKQSNFREDKAQETSEKIVASQQTSDGVKMQNVIKVHHVAAELEDEKRGFVAREAAGETCAKDFISLQADCRQDEVEKREAAKDGEREKDVTQDLNEHEGEEKTTFDKPEEYNEEPEVVGEATELKKKIDESREFFDNEECLHESVPDVEFHDTKEDETELRFGEQWEETEENVCNELEPCERKSEDPEQPIEDEKKVEMEEVKDTDDLERLTVAKEGLDMEEKHQHKIEQEENVSEKEKNEMLLEDVYVQEKFEEISEEAFEISELKEEVSAACRPEENNEEEDACDREDNEQMSDKTKEPVIIDPRDDAFDHEEEMRKLEENGDSLGNEEFMEAEENVELLEDAYQMEAADEGQMMASESVGTEEVQNQTNQEADEMTEAREDALDCYWEDLKVADNASNSNEFNYLGETLEPSISEDSCEMTPEFLCNEENEGIVEGCKAYSECKETEINSEADEMATNLEENLEFDKSGLAESNLKPDEIKWQAENTADASNFERSSIDVDPADVTFEKDHYERHSEKSEKTFTMEKHVEELACKSEDVREAVVCLKQEENKYSFEHTDEVRFVDSQLHCEFGDKNEATQIGHEIEAGQSTEYEEENSPKTLMKEERETENASEEEVKLVREEQKRVDEAKERERKKEKVKEKEKERIAVERAIREARERAFAEARERAAAGRMNIEAQRKVKAETTQGESVKHSADTNDKTFMEAKLKAERAAVERATAEARQRALEKALSEKASLGARNQAEKFSDSKHSYQSYDSRYKGSCPPGTSRYPNSSNQSASKYSEESDGAVGESAQRCKARLERHQRTAERAAKALAEKNERDLLAQKEQAERNRLAETLDAEVKRWLSGKQGNLRALLSTLQYILGPDSGWQPISLTDILGTAAVKKAYRKATLCVHPDKLQQRGANIQQKYICEKVFDLLKEAWNRFSAEER; from the exons atGGAGTACCAAAGAGCTTCGGCTGCTACATCTTTCAGTAAGAAACTTAGTAACGGCCATAGTTTCAATGGTAAAAGCTTGTACGACGGCGTTTTCGGTGGTCAAACCAAAGTTGGATCGGCCGTTGAAGATTACGCCGAGATATTCGGCGGTGGTTCCGGTTCTTCGATTCCGTTCCTCGATGTCCCTGAACTGAACCAGAGGAAGTTCTCCGTCGAGGTTTCTAGCTCGAAGCTTGATTATTCCAACATTTTTGGTGGTTTTGGGGATGTGGATTTTGCTGTTTCTCATGAAGAATTCGTCGCTAAACCAACTAGAGATAAAAA GAGACCAGCTAAGACGAAATCGCATTCGGAAGGGTCGTTTTCGTATCCTTCAAGTAATCGAGTTGTGTCAAACGATGAGGCTTCCCATGGATCAAGTAATGGTGTGAAGCAGTTCAAAATGTCGTATAATAAAAGTAGCCTCGGAAGCAAAAATGGGACGAATGGAACAATACATGTAGCTGTTCCTGGTTTCACTTGTGTTGTTGATGAAAACATAGCTCCGCCGAGGGAGGACCCGGTTTCTTCTGCTGTAAATGAGCCTTATGGCACTGAAAAGTTAGGTGGGGGGAAAGGGGATGATGGTGTACATTGTGAGAAACCAGCGTCTGATGTTCAAGCTTGTGGTGTTGGTAAGGAGACTTTGAAAGGTGTGGATCAGTTCCATAGCGAGCCTAAAAGTAATGGGTCTGATTGTAACGATGTTCTATTTGGGACCTATGATTTTGGCCGTGGAACACCTCCTTCAAAAGTGAAGCGAGCTTCAAGCATGTCATATAACAATGGTGTTAATAATCGTGATTCTTTGAAGTTTGGGGTTCCGAGGAGTCAATCTTTGGATTGTGATATGGGTGTTTCTTCTCCCCCTTACTTTGATGATGAATTGGATGTGAATTCAGTTGCAGCTACTTCTGCTGCAGCAGTGAAGAAAGCAATAGAGGAGGCTCAAGCTAGGTTAAAAGTTGCAAAAGAAATAATGGAAAGAAGAAAAGGTTATATGGGACGGGTCAAACCCCGATCTAATGGTAGTTCGACTAGTGAGGAGAGAAAGAAGAGTAAAGATACTGTCAAACAAAGTAATTTCAGGGAAGATAAAGCTCAGGAGACTAGTGAAAAGATAGTAGCTTCTCAGCAAACTTCTGATggagtaaaaatgcaaaatgtGATCAAAGTTCACCATGTGGCTGCTGAATTAGAAGACGAGAAGAGAGGTTTCGTTGCAAGAGAAGCTGCTGGAGAAACATGTGCAAAGGATTTCATATCTCTGCAGGCTGATTGTAGACAAGATGAAGTGGAGAAAAGGGAAGCCGCAAAAGACGGAGAAAGGGAAAAGGATGTAACCCAGGATCTGAATGAACATGAGGGAGAAGAGAAGACAACCTTCGACAAACCAGAAGAATATAACGAGGAACCAGAAGTTGTTGGGGAAGCTACTGAGCTGAAGAAGAAAATAGATGAATCGAGAGAGTTTTTTGATAACGAGGAATGTCTGCATGAATCAGTGCCTGATGTAGAGTTTCATGATACGAAAGAAGATGAAACTGAACTAAGATTTGGTGAACAGTGGGAGGAAACTGAAGAGAACGTGTGCAATGAACTAGAACCATGTGAAAGGAAATCAGAAGATCCAGAGCAACCAATAGAAGATGAGAAAAAGGTTGAAATGGAAGAAGTAAAGGATACTGACGATTTGGAGAGATTAACAGTTGCTAAGGAAGGGTTGGATATGGAGGAGAAACATCAGCATAAGATTGAACAGGAAGAAAATGTTTCCGAGAAGGAAAAGAATGAGATGCTGTTAGAAGATGTTTATGTACAGGAAAAATTTGAGGAGATATCTGAAGAAGCTTTTGAGATATCAGAACTGAAGGAGGAAGTTAGTGCGGCTTGTAGACCAGAAGAAaacaatgaagaagaagatgcTTGTGATAGAGAAGACAATGAGCAAATGTCTGACAAAACGAAGGAACCGGTAATAATTGATCCTAGAGATGATGCTTTTGATCATGAGGAAGAAATGAGGAAACTTGAAGAAAATGGTGATTCGTTGGGCAATGAGGAATTTATGGAGGCTGAAGAGAATGTAGAATTGCTTGAAGATGCTTATCAGATGGAAGCAGCGGATGAGGGACAGATGATGGCTTCTGAGAGTGTGGGAACTGAAGAGGTGCAAAACCAGACCAATCAAGAAGCAGATGAGATGACTGAAGCAAGGGAAGATGCTCTAGACTGCTATTGGGAAGACCTTAAAGTAGCTGATAATGCATCCAACAGCAATGAATTTAACTATCTAGGTGAAACTTTGGAGCCCTCTATTAGTGAAGACAGCTGTGAAATGACTCCAGAGTTCCTTTGTAATGAAGAAAATGAAGGGATTGTGGAAGGATGCAAAGCTTATAGTGAGTGTaaagaaactgaaataaattCAGAAGCAGACGAAATGGCTACTAACTTGGAAGAAAACCTGGAATTTGATAAGTCTGGCTTGGCTGAAAGCAACTTGAAACCTGATGAGATTAAGTGGCAAGCAGAAAATACAGCAGATGCATCTAATTTCGAAAGAAGCAGTATAGATGTTGATCCAGCTGACGTAACATTTGAGAAAGATCACTATGAGCGGCATTCCGAGAAGTCTGAAAAAACCTTCACCATGGAGAAGCATGTTGAAGAACTGGCTTGTAAATCAGAAGATGTAAGGGAGGCTGTCGTTTGTTTGAAACAGGAAGAGAACAAGTATAGCTTTGAGCACACTGATGAGGTAAGATTCGTTGATTCCCAGTTACATTGCGAGTTTGGCGATAAAAATGAAGCCACACAAATAGGTCATGAGATTGAAGCAGGCCAAAGTACAGAATACGAAGAGGAAAATTCTCCTAAAACCCTGATGAAGGAAGAGAGGGAAACCGAAAATGCTTCCGAGGAAGAAGTTAAGCTAGTTAGGGAAGAACAAAAAAGAGTAGATGAAGcaaaagagagagaaaggaaaaaggaaaaggtaaaagaaaaagaaaaggagagaatAGCTGTTGAAAGAGCTATTCGTGAAGCTCGTGAAAGGGCCTTTGCTGAAGCCCGGGAGAGGGCTGCTGCTGGAAGAATGAATATAGAAGCACAGCGTAAGGTAAAGGCTGAAACAACCCAAGGAGAGTCAGTCAAGCATTCTGCTGATACCAATGATAAGACATTTATGGAAGCGAAACTTAAAGCTGAGCGTGCTGCAGTAGAGAGAGCAACTGCAGAGGCCCGGCAGCGTGCCTTGGAGAAAGCTTTGTCCGAAAAGGCTTCCCTTGGAGCCAGGAACCAGGCTGAAAAGTTCTCTGATTCAAAGCACAGCTACCAATCTTAT GATTCCCGATACAAAGGCTCATGTCCTCCTGGAACTTCCAGATATCCTAATTCTTCAAACCAGAGTG CTTCAAAATATTCTGAGGAGTCAGATGGAGCTGTTGGTGAATCAGCTCAAAGATGTAAAGCTAGGTTGGAAAGGCATCAAAGGACAGCAGAACGAGCG GCCAAAGCACTTGCAGAGAAGAACGAGCGTGATCTTCTTGCTCAGAAAGAACAAGCTGAAAGAAAT AGGTTAGCAGAAACTCTGGATGCTGAAGTCAAAAGGTGGTTAAGTGGGAAGCAAGGAAATTTACGTGCGCTCTTATCGACATTACAATAT ATCCTTGGCCCTGATAGCGGTTGGCAGCCAATATCGCTTACGGATATTCTAGGCACTGCAGCTGTAAAGAAAGCATATAGAAAAGCTACACTGTGTGTTCATCCTGATAAGTTGCAGCAACGAGGTGCTAACATACAACAAAAGTACATTTGCGAGAAAGTTTTTGATCTTCTCAAG GAGGCTTGGAACCGATTTAGTGCAGAAGAAAGGTAG